A stretch of DNA from Acidobacteriota bacterium:
GGCGAAGTGCGCTCCGCCGCGGCACATTTCCCAACATTTCGATATTCGGGATCAGGTACCAGCCGATGTCCTTATGGTTCTGGGTAACTGTCGCCGCGGTGAAGTCTGTCGCGGCGTCATTCACAACTAGTTTCTGATCAACTGTTTCAGCCGCAGGCCGCGTCGGTGCCGTTCCATCCGTGGTTGCTGTCGAACTCGCCTGTGTTACCGGTTGCGTTTTGGGCGACACGATCGGCCGGTTAACTCGCGGGACGCGGACCGGGAACTGTGCCTCGACAAAAACCAAAGGCACTGAAATGAAAAAGAGCAACAAAAATACCGTGGATCTCATTAGGTTGGATTCTCCCCCTGTACTGTCTGTTAACTGCTAAATGTCCTTTATCGGCTTTGCTACGGCTATCTTCCGCTTGCCAGCCCTTCGCGAAACTCAATTAGTGCCTTTTCATCATCGGAACCAACCACATGGCACAAAACCGGCGCTTTGTCCGGCCAATTGCAGAACGCAACACTCTTGGTGTTTCCGTTCTCAAAAGCGGCGTTGATGGTGCCGTCTTTGACGCGGATCTGCTCCGTGACCTTGGCGCCGCGTGCCCGTTCGCGGCCGATCATCCTTCCGAATTCGACCGTTGCCCGGGCCCGATGCTCCATCTCGGCGACTACGAATAAAACCGTCTTGCCATTGGCCGTATAAACCCCTTTGACCTCGCCCAGCGAATTATTGAATGCACGATTCGATTGCTGCGGTATAACGTTCTGCAATGCGAAACCGCCGATGGTCGGTTTTTGCTTGATCGCTTCGATCAGAGCTTCGGTCTTGTTTCCTGAAGTGGTCGTCCGGCTGGCCGTAGCTGGGGGTTCCGGTGACTGTGTGGCCGTCGGCCTGGTCAGATCCGATTCTCGTACCGACGACTCGGAAACTGTTGCACGACTCGTGTAGAGAAAGATGCCGACTGCCCCGGCTATTATCAATGCCGCGAACACGAGAATCACAACACCGACAATGGCGAGAATGATGAACGTGGCATTCGAGGACTTGCCGGTTTGAGGATCAGAATTCATATTAGGACCAAAGTTTTTTGAGGCTAACGAGGCCGCAATGTTTTTCTTTACTAAACAATGGCCGAGCGGTTATCATCTAGACACTACGAGATCGTCACCTGTTTGAAGGTAAACTTAACCAAGACCTGCAAACTAAGTCTTTAGGACAGCGTCAATTTTTTCTCAAGAAGAAATTGAGAATCTAGATGTCTAACGTTTCCAACAACTTATACGAATTCGGGGATTTTACTCTGAATGAGCGCGAACGAAATCTTTGGCGCGGTGATGCCGTCGTTCAGCTGCCGCCCAAGGTATTCGACACGCTGCTTTTGCTGGTCAAGAATGCGGGTTCGACCGTAAGTAAGGAAGAGATGCTCGACCAGGTTTGGGCTGGTTCTTTTATAGAGGAGAGCAATCTTTCGCAAAACGTCTATACGCTCCGGCAGGTGCTCGGCCGAAACGAAAAATTCATAGAGACGGTTCCGCGGCGTGGATACAAGTTCGTCAAGAAGGTCATTGTTCGCGAACTGCCGGATGGATCCGTGACCGACCGGCCCGAGGCTCAATTGCATGCCCCGCCTACACCTGCGGTTGCTCCGCGTGAGAAAAGTGAGGTTTCGCACTTGCGGCGGTTTCTCGCAGTCGCGGGCATAGTATCGGTGTGGTGTATTGCCGCAGCCTTCGCCTTTTACCGGTCCGATCTGGCGAAAAGCATGCCCACCGAAACGACCGTCAGCTTGAGAAGCTTGACGGATACTGGTGAAGCATCTTCGCCGACCATCTCACCGGACGGCAAATTGGTCGCCTTTCTTGACCGAAGCGGAGGCCGCCCGTCTGCAAAACTGATGGATGTCGCGTCCGGCGGCATTGTCGAGATCAAGATCGACGGCAACGTAGTGCCATCACAACTGGAATTCTCGGCTGATGGAAGCGAACTTTTCTTCCGCGCCCGCGGACTCTGGCGCTCCGGACGGATCGTTTATCGTGTTCCGGTCTTCGGTGGTGTGCCGACCGAGGTCGTCTCCGATGTTTGGGGAGCGTTCGGCCTCTCGCCCGACGGGCAGTTCCTGGCCTTTTTTCGGGAAGACACTAAGGCAAATATTGATCGGTTGATCATCAAAAACCTAAAGACCGGGGACGAACGCGTCATCGCGGAACTTCGATCGCCGGAGATGTTCTTCATTCTTGTCCCTCCGGCGTGGTCGCCGGACAGCAAATTACTCTCGGTGATCAAACGACCGAGATCCGGTGAGCGGTCGGAAATTACCACGATCGACGCAACGACCGGTGAGTCCAGAGCGATCCGCACGGAGCTTCAAAAGCTATTCCACATGGCATGGACCCCGGACGGAACGTCGATCCTGGCGCTTTCGAAGGAGCCCGAAAAAGGCCGCCAGCTTTTTCGGGTTGCGTATCCGTCCGGAACCGTAACGCGCGTCACCAACGACCTTAATCTTTATGAAGGCGTTTCACTTTCCCGCGATGGCCGCAAGGTCGTCACCGAGGTAAGGAATTTGACCTCAAACCTCTGGCTGATGACTGCGAACGGACGCGAAGACGAAAGGCCATTGACGACAGGAAAATATGGACACTACGGGCTCGGTGACCTGAAATTTGCTACCGAGAACAGGATCATATTTGACGGCCGTGCAACCGTTGACCGCGACCTATGGTCGGTCGCGATCTCCGACGGCAGTCAGGTCAGGCTTACTGAGAACAACGGGTCGAGAAACTCTCAGGTCACGGCGACCGTAAATGGCGAACACTTATACGTTTCTTCTAACCGAACCGGGTCGGAAAGCATCTGGCGAATCGGCCAGGACGGCAAAAAGCAGACTCAGATCACCAATGCCGAGGGTGGCGAATCACATTGGTATCCGGCGCTCTCGCATGACGAAAAGCATCTTTACTTCCTCGCCCGTTTAAGCAAAGGCAGCGAGATACGGAGAATATCGTTGACCGATATGTCAGTAGAAACGATTCGCGAGATCAGGGACTTTTCTCCGCAGCACTTCTTTCAAACTTCGCTCGACGGCAAATGGCTCGCCTTCGCCTACAAGACCAACGAGGAAGAGACACCGGATACAGATGATTTTTCGAACGTGCCAATCAGGATCGGGCTCATCGACCTTGCCAACCCCGAACGAATGGAGACTTTCCGAATTCGCTCCCCGCGTGCCCTCATCCGATTTTCCGCCACCGGCGAAAGCTTTGATTACATCCGTGATTCGTCGATCGTCCGGCAGAGCATAAAGCAGCCGGACCAGGAACCTGAGGTCATAATAACCGTAAGTGGCGAGCGGATCTATAATTTTGATTGGTCGATGGCCGGAACGCATGCCGTGGTCGCCCGCGGAGGATATTCCTCCGACCTTATACTTATCGACCTGCCGTAGGATCTAGCCGTCGGATCATAAGAATGCGATTTGCCGGCATTTACTGTAAAATCGTCTCTATAAAACTTAATTCGAAAGAGGTTATTTAATATGAATTCTACTGCCGCCGCACAAATGGCCACGAGCAATGGTTTGACGACACTTTCAGAAGAAGAAGAACTTTTCCGTGCTTCCGTTCGTGAATTTGCCGAGGGCGAGATCCGCCCGAAGGTCGAAGAAATGGAGCACAACAGCAAGCTCGACGCGGGCATTATCAAGCAATGCTTTGAGCTCGGGCTTATGGCCATCGAATCGCCGGAGGAATACGGCGGTGCCGGCTCGACCATCTTTAACGCGATCGTCGCGATCGAAGAACTTGCTCGCGTCGATGCCAGCGTTTCGGTGTTCGTTGACGTTCATAACACACTCGTCACCAACGCCTTCATGCGTTGGGCGAGCGACGATCAGAAGAAAAAGTACCTGCCGCAGCTTGCAGAAGGGCGCGTGGGCGCCTATGCATTGAGCGAAGCTGCGTCGGGTTCTGATGCTTTCGCGCTGACGACCCGTGCCGTCGATAAGGGCGGCCACTACGAGCTCACCGGCCAGAAGCTTTGGATCACCAACGGCAACGAAGCCGAGATCTTCATCCTCTTCGCCACCGTCGACCCGGCCGCGGGCTACAAGGGCATTACGGCGTTCATCGTTGAGAAGGGCTTTGAAGGTTTTTCGGTCGGAAAGAAGGAAGACAAGCTCGGCATTCGGGCTTCCTCGACCACGGAACTGATCCTCGATGGCTGCAAGGTGCCGAAAGAGAATGTGCTCGGCGAGGTCGGCAAGGGCTATAAGGTCTCGATCGAAACGCTCAACGAAGGCCGCATCGGCATCGGCGCCCAGATGCTCGGCATCGCCCAAGGGGCATACGAAGCTGCGCTGAAATATACCACCGAACGCGAGCAGTTTGGCCAATCGATCAACAACTTCCAGGCCGTGCAGTTCCAGCTTGCCGAGATGGCCGTCGAGATCGAGGCCACCCGCCTGCTTGTCTATAACGCCGCCCGTCTCAAGGACGCCGGCAAGCCCTTCATCAAAGAAGCCGCCATCGCGAAGCTTTATTCCTCGCGTTGCGCCGAAGCCGTCGCCTCAAAGGCCATCGAACTCTTCGGCGGCTACGGCTACGTAAAGGATTACCCGGTAGAAAAATACTGGCGCGACTCAAAGATCGGCTCCATCTACGAGGGCACCTCGAACATGCAGCTCCAAACGATCGCGAAGCTGATCATGAGCGGGAAGTAGGCAAATATGGGTGGCCGAATTGACCGGGGTTCTTGAACCTATGCGAACCATACTTCACCTTCTAATTTTTCTGACTGCGGTTTCAGCCGCCTTCGGCCAATCGCATTCCAAACATCGTTCGCCCGAGCGAACTGAGAAGGTAAATGGATGGGAGGTCCCCGTTGTCGACTCCTTGGAAGTGCTGCGATCTTCAGTCATCAAGGTCCGCGAATACGACATCGATGAAACACAGTTCGAATTGAGGGAATTAAAGCCGACTATTCCGATCGAGATCGGAAACGGTTTGCATTGTGAATTTATCACTCTCTTCTCCTATACCCTTAACGACAGAAGATTCGCGGTCGGCGGCGAATGCGTGATCCTGTCATTTCGTGGCCAGTTCCGCGATTATTCGGCAGCAGTGACGGAGTATCTATTTCTGGACGAGGACACTGACGGTGTTTATGAAGCTCGTTATAATCTCTCGCCTGCTCATAAGAATCGCCTGTCGTTGATTGAAGATTCAGTCTCAAGATG
This window harbors:
- a CDS encoding winged helix-turn-helix domain-containing protein, with product MSNVSNNLYEFGDFTLNERERNLWRGDAVVQLPPKVFDTLLLLVKNAGSTVSKEEMLDQVWAGSFIEESNLSQNVYTLRQVLGRNEKFIETVPRRGYKFVKKVIVRELPDGSVTDRPEAQLHAPPTPAVAPREKSEVSHLRRFLAVAGIVSVWCIAAAFAFYRSDLAKSMPTETTVSLRSLTDTGEASSPTISPDGKLVAFLDRSGGRPSAKLMDVASGGIVEIKIDGNVVPSQLEFSADGSELFFRARGLWRSGRIVYRVPVFGGVPTEVVSDVWGAFGLSPDGQFLAFFREDTKANIDRLIIKNLKTGDERVIAELRSPEMFFILVPPAWSPDSKLLSVIKRPRSGERSEITTIDATTGESRAIRTELQKLFHMAWTPDGTSILALSKEPEKGRQLFRVAYPSGTVTRVTNDLNLYEGVSLSRDGRKVVTEVRNLTSNLWLMTANGREDERPLTTGKYGHYGLGDLKFATENRIIFDGRATVDRDLWSVAISDGSQVRLTENNGSRNSQVTATVNGEHLYVSSNRTGSESIWRIGQDGKKQTQITNAEGGESHWYPALSHDEKHLYFLARLSKGSEIRRISLTDMSVETIREIRDFSPQHFFQTSLDGKWLAFAYKTNEEETPDTDDFSNVPIRIGLIDLANPERMETFRIRSPRALIRFSATGESFDYIRDSSIVRQSIKQPDQEPEVIITVSGERIYNFDWSMAGTHAVVARGGYSSDLILIDLP
- a CDS encoding acyl-CoA dehydrogenase: MATSNGLTTLSEEEELFRASVREFAEGEIRPKVEEMEHNSKLDAGIIKQCFELGLMAIESPEEYGGAGSTIFNAIVAIEELARVDASVSVFVDVHNTLVTNAFMRWASDDQKKKYLPQLAEGRVGAYALSEAASGSDAFALTTRAVDKGGHYELTGQKLWITNGNEAEIFILFATVDPAAGYKGITAFIVEKGFEGFSVGKKEDKLGIRASSTTELILDGCKVPKENVLGEVGKGYKVSIETLNEGRIGIGAQMLGIAQGAYEAALKYTTEREQFGQSINNFQAVQFQLAEMAVEIEATRLLVYNAARLKDAGKPFIKEAAIAKLYSSRCAEAVASKAIELFGGYGYVKDYPVEKYWRDSKIGSIYEGTSNMQLQTIAKLIMSGK